A genomic stretch from Sulfurimonas sediminis includes:
- a CDS encoding MlaD family protein — translation MNNKVNYTLVGFVVLLGMLSILGFVYWMLKPQKAEATQNYIIYFNESVLGLNLDAPVKYKGIKVGKVIRLRINPKNTEQVEVTVSMLKTTPVKEDTVAKLTAQGITGLSYINLTEGSNNAPPLKAKKGEIYPVIKSAPSFFANVEQSLDSVSELLLMTLDRTNELLSEKNQEQFSRFLHESAMVMTKIDTILDEKTIAHLQSSAKNMEHITAQIDKSIPNMNKLVAHSIAWEKKINDSFSSIKQTYLEMGQIMHDMAKSFSDVQNNVEDITVQSVPLINSTMTQMQQTLINLDELLEHYDRSPSDILYKKETEKRGPGEK, via the coding sequence ATGAATAATAAAGTAAATTATACATTGGTAGGGTTTGTCGTTTTGTTGGGAATGCTCAGCATACTCGGCTTTGTTTACTGGATGCTCAAACCTCAAAAAGCAGAGGCGACGCAGAACTACATTATATATTTTAATGAATCGGTGTTGGGACTCAATCTTGATGCACCTGTGAAATACAAGGGTATAAAAGTAGGTAAAGTAATACGCTTGCGTATAAATCCGAAAAACACCGAACAGGTGGAAGTGACAGTCAGTATGCTAAAAACGACACCCGTAAAAGAAGATACGGTGGCGAAGCTTACCGCACAGGGCATTACCGGACTGAGTTATATAAATCTGACAGAGGGAAGCAATAATGCACCGCCGCTTAAAGCAAAAAAAGGAGAAATCTATCCTGTAATCAAGTCAGCTCCTTCTTTTTTCGCAAATGTGGAACAGTCACTGGATTCGGTCTCTGAACTGTTGCTTATGACGCTCGACAGAACCAATGAGCTGCTGAGTGAAAAAAACCAGGAACAGTTTTCTAGATTTTTGCATGAAAGTGCTATGGTTATGACAAAAATTGATACAATACTTGATGAAAAAACCATTGCACACCTGCAATCGAGTGCGAAAAATATGGAACATATCACAGCCCAGATTGATAAAAGTATTCCCAATATGAATAAATTAGTCGCACACAGCATTGCATGGGAAAAGAAAATCAATGACTCTTTTTCTAGTATCAAACAAACATATCTGGAAATGGGACAGATTATGCATGATATGGCAAAATCTTTTTCTGATGTACAGAATAATGTTGAAGATATCACAGTGCAGTCAGTACCGTTGATTAACAGCACAATGACACAAATGCAACAGACATTGATAAATTTAGATGAACTGTTGGAACATTATGACCGCAGTCCGAGTGATATTTTGTATAAAAAAGAAACAGAGAAAAGGGGACCTGGTGAAAAATAG
- a CDS encoding aminopeptidase P N-terminal domain-containing protein yields the protein MISEKEYKQRRVRLGRQLKPFSVAVLFSAEPKTRSNDTQYPYRQNSNFYYMSGFTEDNSALVIVKGAKKFHTFLFVAKKDKTQELWHGKRLGKEKAKELFMVDDVFEIDEFEVKLKEYVQNKAHIYHDFKLEYAKVKVLKRHAKSIQSYENLATYIEKMRLIKSKSEIKLIKKAINITKKAHHKAMKLSAKLHYEYELQANLEYIFKKNGAYSDAYTSIVACGNSANTLHYVNNDKKLMQGDLILIDAGCEYRYYASDITRTIPVSGSYTKAQRELYDMVLHVQKEIIKMISPGVFKSALQKKSEELLCQGMIDLGILHGELKTLLKEKAHKKYYPHGIGHWMGLDVHDECPYKKPNGKEIPLQPGMVMTIEPGIYLDAADVTIPKKYRGTGIRIEDNILVTKKGCENLSSHIAKEINEITRKSNSSR from the coding sequence TTGATAAGTGAAAAAGAGTATAAACAAAGAAGAGTACGCCTGGGACGTCAACTGAAACCTTTTAGTGTGGCTGTCTTGTTTAGTGCAGAGCCAAAAACGCGTTCCAATGACACACAATATCCATACCGACAAAACAGTAATTTTTACTATATGAGCGGTTTTACAGAAGATAATTCTGCTTTGGTTATTGTCAAAGGTGCAAAAAAATTTCACACTTTTTTGTTTGTTGCCAAAAAAGACAAAACGCAGGAACTCTGGCATGGAAAAAGGCTGGGAAAAGAGAAAGCCAAAGAGCTTTTCATGGTGGATGATGTTTTTGAAATTGATGAGTTTGAAGTAAAACTCAAAGAGTATGTACAAAACAAGGCACATATTTATCATGATTTTAAGCTTGAATATGCAAAAGTCAAAGTTTTAAAACGACACGCTAAAAGCATACAAAGTTATGAAAATCTGGCGACATATATTGAAAAAATGCGTCTCATAAAGTCAAAATCTGAGATTAAGCTCATCAAAAAAGCTATAAATATTACAAAAAAAGCACACCATAAAGCGATGAAATTGAGTGCGAAACTGCATTATGAGTATGAACTGCAGGCAAATTTAGAGTATATTTTCAAAAAAAATGGTGCCTACAGTGATGCTTATACATCTATTGTAGCCTGTGGAAACTCTGCCAATACGCTGCATTATGTAAACAATGATAAAAAACTGATGCAAGGGGATCTGATACTTATAGATGCCGGATGTGAATACCGGTATTATGCAAGTGATATAACGCGAACAATCCCAGTGAGTGGAAGTTATACAAAAGCACAAAGAGAACTCTATGACATGGTTTTACATGTACAAAAAGAGATTATAAAGATGATTTCTCCGGGCGTGTTTAAAAGTGCACTGCAGAAAAAATCAGAAGAGTTGCTGTGTCAGGGAATGATAGATTTGGGAATATTGCATGGAGAACTCAAAACACTGCTAAAAGAAAAAGCACACAAAAAATACTATCCGCACGGTATCGGACACTGGATGGGACTTGATGTGCATGATGAATGTCCCTATAAAAAACCAAACGGCAAAGAGATTCCTTTGCAACCTGGTATGGTTATGACCATAGAACCCGGCATTTACCTTGATGCAGCGGATGTAACTATTCCTAAAAAATACAGAGGTACAGGCATAAGAATCGAAGACAATATTTTAGTTACAAAAAAGGGCTGTGAAAATCTCTCTTCACATATAGCAAAAGAGATAAATGAAATTACTCGTAAGAGTAACTCCAGCCGGTAA
- a CDS encoding MlaE family ABC transporter permease — MPENLLCTTIDKESISLEFSGELTLYNLHQAQESIAKIGLSNFKKITVDLRDASYLDTAFALFLADLQEEYHAYIESANTNFLHTLALTREHKKNLDKKYKPPKENILEHMGKTFYRSYLSFISFMEFVGKVFISFLLYFKSVKNIRFKEIAFEINESALRALGIVALTSFLIGLVTAYQAAYQLQRYGGNIFIVDMMGISIFRELAPLITAIVIAGRSGSAYTAQIGAMKITQEIDAMRTMGFDPYAFLVLPRIVALVVMLPILIFVADIMAMLGGIIVADLSLDLPPALFIDRLQEVVAMKHFYVGLIKGPFFAFLIASIGIYRGLIVKDDTQSIGYNTTKSVVESLFAVIVCDAVFSIAFTNLGI, encoded by the coding sequence ATGCCTGAAAACCTACTGTGCACTACCATTGACAAAGAGAGTATTTCCCTTGAGTTTTCGGGGGAATTGACACTCTACAATCTTCATCAAGCCCAAGAATCTATTGCAAAAATCGGGCTCTCAAATTTTAAAAAAATTACTGTTGATTTAAGAGATGCCTCTTATCTTGATACCGCTTTTGCTCTTTTTTTGGCTGACCTGCAAGAAGAGTACCATGCATACATAGAGTCTGCAAATACAAACTTTTTGCATACACTTGCATTGACCAGAGAACATAAAAAAAATCTCGATAAAAAATACAAACCTCCAAAAGAGAATATATTGGAGCATATGGGAAAAACCTTTTATCGATCCTACCTTTCATTTATCTCTTTTATGGAGTTTGTCGGGAAGGTCTTCATCTCTTTTTTACTCTATTTTAAAAGTGTCAAAAATATTCGTTTTAAAGAGATTGCATTTGAAATCAATGAAAGTGCACTGCGTGCTCTTGGCATTGTAGCATTGACAAGCTTTCTGATTGGTTTGGTGACAGCCTATCAGGCAGCTTACCAGCTGCAGCGATACGGCGGCAATATTTTTATAGTGGATATGATGGGCATTTCTATATTCAGAGAACTTGCTCCCTTGATTACGGCAATAGTCATCGCAGGCAGAAGCGGTTCAGCTTATACGGCACAGATAGGGGCGATGAAAATCACACAGGAAATTGATGCTATGCGGACTATGGGCTTTGACCCCTATGCATTTTTGGTCTTGCCAAGAATTGTAGCGCTTGTTGTCATGCTGCCGATACTCATTTTTGTAGCAGATATTATGGCTATGCTCGGAGGTATTATCGTTGCTGATTTGAGTCTGGATCTGCCACCGGCACTTTTCATCGACAGGCTGCAAGAGGTAGTGGCGATGAAACATTTTTATGTGGGACTGATCAAAGGACCGTTTTTTGCATTTTTGATTGCTTCTATCGGTATCTACAGAGGCTTAATCGTCAAAGATGATACACAAAGCATAGGATACAATACTACAAAAAGTGTTGTCGAGTCACTCTTTGCCGTCATTGTATGTGATGCGGTTTTTTCTATAGCCTTTACAAATCTGGGGATATGA
- a CDS encoding hybrid sensor histidine kinase/response regulator yields MDEFQEILQDFLVESFELVEKLDEDLVELESRPDDLELLNGIFRVAHTVKGASSFLNFDTLTHLTHHMEDVLNKARHGELSITPDVMDVILESIDLMKALLEKIRDTSSDDGIDVAACVARLDKISNGDLSGLADATAAQAEEDKKAEEEEAKVEEATGTEEETVEEEIDYDNMDPDEIEAEIERLLAQRQAEDKAKREAKIAAGEEVPVMPPEPSEEEPKKEEKQEKKEKKEEAPKAPTPAPVSQNKKASQNASAEDPKAAAPAKRAPATVEQTIRVDVKRLDHLMNLIGELVLAKNRLIKINDDVEERYEGEEFLEELNQVVSIVSLVTTDLQIAVMKTRMLPIGKVFNKFPRMIRDLSRELNKKIELVISGEDTELDKSIVEEIGDPLVHIIRNSCDHGIETPEERLAKGKPEEGTITLKAYNEGNQIVIQIDDDGKGLDPEMLKQKSLEKGIITEKEAQQMSDKEAYTLIFKPGFSTAAAVTSVSGRGVGMDVVKTNIEKLNGIIDIDSEIDKGTSIKLKIPLTLAIIQALLVGVQEEHYAIPLASVLETVRISKDEIYTVEGRSVMRLRDDVLSLVHIGDIFEVERILDASEHAYVVVLGLGTSKLGLIVDILVGQEEIVIKSLGEYLKGIEGIAGATIRGDGGVTLIVDVVALMDMAKETKSTQITASAESVVTEKTKASDYTIMIVDDSKTDRTIMRKALEPMGVTIVEASDGQEALNLLKSGDHNIDAMLIDIEMPRMDGYTLASEIKKYNRYKNLPLIAVTSRTSKSDRMRGVESGMVEYITKPYSSDYLASVVQRNVNFKPEFL; encoded by the coding sequence ATGGATGAATTTCAAGAGATACTGCAAGATTTTTTAGTTGAATCGTTTGAACTTGTTGAAAAGCTTGACGAAGATTTGGTCGAATTAGAATCTCGTCCCGATGATTTAGAACTGTTAAACGGAATATTTCGTGTTGCACACACTGTTAAAGGGGCTTCATCATTTTTAAATTTTGATACATTGACACATTTAACGCATCATATGGAAGATGTCCTCAATAAAGCCCGTCACGGAGAGTTGAGTATAACACCGGATGTTATGGATGTTATTTTAGAATCAATTGACCTCATGAAAGCATTGTTGGAAAAAATTCGTGATACAAGCAGTGATGACGGCATAGATGTAGCCGCCTGTGTCGCAAGACTTGACAAAATAAGCAACGGTGATCTTTCAGGGCTTGCTGATGCCACAGCAGCACAAGCAGAAGAAGATAAAAAAGCAGAAGAGGAAGAGGCAAAAGTCGAAGAAGCTACTGGAACTGAAGAAGAGACTGTAGAAGAAGAAATTGATTATGATAACATGGACCCTGACGAGATAGAGGCTGAAATAGAAAGACTTTTGGCGCAACGCCAGGCCGAAGACAAAGCCAAAAGAGAAGCAAAAATAGCTGCGGGTGAAGAAGTGCCTGTGATGCCACCGGAACCGAGTGAAGAAGAGCCGAAAAAAGAAGAAAAACAAGAAAAAAAAGAAAAAAAAGAAGAAGCTCCAAAGGCACCGACTCCGGCGCCTGTTTCACAAAATAAAAAAGCATCGCAAAATGCTTCTGCTGAGGATCCAAAGGCGGCAGCACCGGCAAAACGTGCACCTGCCACAGTTGAGCAGACGATTCGTGTTGATGTAAAAAGACTTGACCATCTTATGAATCTAATCGGTGAACTTGTTTTGGCAAAAAACAGACTGATTAAAATCAATGATGATGTTGAAGAGCGTTATGAGGGAGAAGAGTTCTTAGAAGAGCTCAATCAGGTTGTTTCCATTGTTTCTCTTGTAACGACTGATTTGCAAATTGCGGTTATGAAAACCCGTATGTTGCCAATCGGAAAGGTTTTTAACAAATTCCCTAGAATGATTCGAGATCTTTCCCGCGAACTTAACAAAAAGATTGAACTTGTTATTTCAGGGGAAGATACAGAGCTTGACAAATCAATTGTGGAAGAGATTGGGGATCCGCTTGTGCATATTATCCGTAACTCCTGTGATCACGGCATAGAAACCCCGGAAGAGCGTCTTGCAAAAGGAAAACCGGAAGAGGGTACGATTACACTCAAAGCCTATAATGAGGGTAACCAGATTGTTATTCAGATAGATGATGACGGAAAAGGGCTTGATCCGGAGATGCTCAAACAAAAGTCTCTTGAAAAAGGCATCATCACTGAAAAAGAAGCTCAGCAGATGAGTGACAAAGAAGCTTACACGCTCATCTTTAAACCGGGTTTTTCAACAGCTGCGGCTGTGACAAGTGTATCCGGACGTGGTGTCGGGATGGATGTTGTCAAAACGAACATCGAAAAACTCAACGGTATCATAGATATTGACAGTGAAATAGACAAAGGTACTTCTATAAAACTGAAAATTCCATTGACTCTGGCGATCATCCAGGCACTTCTTGTGGGTGTTCAAGAAGAGCATTATGCCATTCCTTTAGCCTCTGTGCTTGAAACGGTCAGAATTTCAAAAGATGAAATATACACAGTAGAGGGACGTTCTGTCATGCGATTGCGTGATGATGTTCTTTCTTTGGTGCATATAGGGGATATTTTTGAAGTTGAGCGTATTTTGGATGCAAGTGAACATGCCTATGTCGTTGTTTTGGGACTCGGAACAAGCAAACTGGGCCTTATTGTAGATATTTTGGTAGGACAGGAAGAGATTGTTATCAAATCTCTCGGTGAATATCTCAAAGGCATTGAAGGGATTGCGGGAGCTACCATCCGTGGAGACGGAGGTGTGACACTTATCGTTGATGTCGTGGCACTTATGGATATGGCCAAAGAGACAAAATCAACACAAATAACAGCAAGTGCCGAATCTGTTGTGACAGAAAAAACAAAGGCGAGTGACTATACTATCATGATCGTTGATGATTCAAAAACAGACAGAACCATTATGCGAAAAGCACTTGAACCTATGGGGGTTACCATTGTTGAAGCAAGCGACGGACAAGAGGCCCTCAATCTTTTAAAATCAGGCGATCACAATATTGATGCAATGCTCATTGATATTGAAATGCCAAGAATGGACGGATATACACTTGCCTCAGAGATCAAAAAATACAACAGATATAAAAACCTGCCGCTTATAGCCGTCACATCAAGAACAAGTAAATCTGACCGTATGCGCGGGGTTGAGTCCGGTATGGTTGAGTATATCACAAAACCTTATTCTTCCGACTATTTGGCAAGTGTTGTACAGAGAAATGTTAACTTTAAACCGGAGTTTTTATAA
- a CDS encoding chemotaxis protein CheW: protein MSDKLKEIINKQAEQSDSVVDQLDDVVQLVGFVIGDEEYAVPILSIQEIIKPFPWTRVPQVPKYVLGVFNLRGSVIPLIDLRTKFGLPPKKQSEDTRFIVMRNGSDVAGFVIDRLTMAIRIKKENVGPPPDTVNGDDTIIDGVGKQADKIITILKVNKLLERDF, encoded by the coding sequence ATGAGTGATAAATTAAAAGAGATTATTAACAAACAGGCTGAACAAAGTGACAGTGTTGTTGACCAGCTCGATGATGTGGTACAGCTTGTCGGATTTGTCATAGGGGATGAAGAGTATGCGGTGCCTATTCTTTCCATTCAGGAGATTATTAAACCTTTTCCATGGACAAGAGTTCCTCAGGTTCCAAAATATGTTTTGGGTGTGTTTAATCTTCGCGGTTCTGTTATTCCGCTTATAGATCTGCGTACAAAATTTGGACTGCCTCCTAAAAAACAGAGCGAAGATACACGCTTTATTGTGATGCGTAACGGTTCTGATGTGGCAGGATTTGTGATAGACAGACTTACAATGGCAATCCGTATTAAAAAAGAAAATGTGGGACCGCCGCCTGATACTGTCAACGGTGATGATACTATTATAGACGGTGTGGGAAAGCAGGCAGATAAAATCATTACTATTTTAAAAGTAAACAAACTTTTAGAAAGAGATTTTTAG
- a CDS encoding chemotaxis protein, which translates to MDEKSLKVGSNEMELVDFRIFKQEKDKVYEGIYGINVSKVREIIRLPKLTELPSTPEFIEGIFDLREVVIPVVNLAKWMGVTEPEDAKKNARVIITEFNNVLIGFIVHEAKRIRRISWSDIEPASFMSSSSGLESNKITGVTKIEGDNVLLILDLESVVQDLGLYEPETDSAPEKIEKFSGLAMVLDDSATARKIVKEALIKMGFHVVEAMDGEEGLNKLNDLYETYKGNLADNLKIIISDVEMPRMDGFHFAAKVKEDERFSDIPIVFNSSISDHFSEARGEEAGGEAYLVKFQASSFFDEVSRIVRAHMKK; encoded by the coding sequence ATGGATGAAAAGTCTTTAAAAGTTGGTTCCAATGAGATGGAACTTGTTGATTTTCGCATATTTAAACAGGAAAAAGACAAGGTTTATGAAGGTATTTACGGTATCAATGTCTCTAAGGTCAGAGAAATTATACGTTTGCCAAAACTGACAGAGCTGCCAAGTACACCGGAATTTATAGAGGGAATATTTGATTTGCGTGAAGTGGTCATTCCTGTTGTCAACCTGGCAAAATGGATGGGTGTTACTGAACCGGAAGATGCAAAGAAAAATGCCCGCGTCATTATTACAGAGTTTAACAATGTACTGATAGGGTTTATAGTCCATGAAGCAAAACGCATCAGAAGAATCAGCTGGAGTGATATAGAACCGGCAAGTTTTATGAGCAGTTCCTCAGGACTTGAGAGCAATAAGATCACAGGGGTAACCAAGATAGAAGGTGATAATGTCCTTTTGATCCTCGACCTTGAGAGTGTAGTACAGGATTTGGGACTGTATGAACCTGAAACAGATTCTGCACCTGAAAAAATAGAAAAATTTTCAGGTTTGGCAATGGTGCTTGATGACAGTGCAACAGCTCGAAAAATTGTTAAAGAAGCACTTATTAAAATGGGCTTTCATGTTGTAGAAGCGATGGATGGAGAAGAGGGGCTTAATAAGCTGAACGATTTATATGAAACATATAAAGGTAATTTGGCAGATAATTTAAAAATTATTATTTCAGATGTTGAAATGCCAAGAATGGACGGTTTCCATTTTGCGGCAAAAGTCAAAGAAGATGAAAGGTTCAGCGATATTCCTATAGTCTTTAACTCCTCAATCAGTGATCATTTTAGTGAAGCACGAGGGGAAGAAGCCGGTGGAGAAGCTTATTTGGTTAAGTTTCAGGCAAGTTCATTTTTTGATGAAGTATCACGTATAGTACGTGCACATATGAAGAAATAG
- a CDS encoding diguanylate cyclase, which yields MQFIEALKLRSKLFFLFLLITVGLFALGFIGTNYVNAMKKNMDSLYFGSLIPVTELNEIVKTYSYDLAATVYKVRRGEISPSEAAFKIETSLEYINKKWQSYKSHFKTEEELYYLEYADLEINRANNYFSKVLKAVKASKNLAHISITTLEKKVETIHNVLEKLINYEVNMANYERKKFLYTYDSILLKIGTSLGLIIVGLLIILVYVFESIQKDQTRLEIAAKKLKLVNKKLENASYTDSLTNLHNRRYFNFIYEREVKRAKRNKAYITFMMLDIDYFKQYNDTYGHLAGDEALKSVAKVFKERLKRPGDYVFRLGGEEFGVLLSDTSETNSANIAREICTAVKGLEIKHEASKVSHLLTISIGVVCCIADDALDEDALIFRADEMLYEAKESGRDRYAITSNASKTKIA from the coding sequence ATGCAGTTTATCGAAGCACTTAAACTTAGAAGCAAGCTTTTTTTTCTTTTTCTTTTGATTACTGTCGGGCTGTTTGCTCTTGGATTCATAGGAACAAACTACGTTAATGCAATGAAAAAAAATATGGATTCTTTGTACTTTGGTTCTTTGATACCTGTAACAGAATTAAACGAGATAGTCAAAACATACAGTTATGACCTGGCGGCTACCGTTTACAAGGTGCGAAGAGGTGAAATCAGCCCCAGTGAGGCAGCTTTTAAAATAGAAACATCTCTGGAATATATCAATAAAAAATGGCAAAGTTATAAGTCTCATTTTAAGACAGAGGAGGAATTGTATTATCTGGAATATGCTGATTTGGAGATTAATCGTGCCAATAATTATTTTTCCAAAGTGCTAAAAGCCGTGAAAGCTTCCAAAAATTTAGCGCATATATCAATTACAACACTTGAAAAAAAAGTTGAGACAATTCATAATGTTTTAGAAAAGCTGATCAATTATGAAGTAAATATGGCAAATTATGAGAGAAAGAAGTTTTTATATACCTATGATTCAATTTTACTGAAAATCGGTACTTCACTCGGACTTATTATTGTAGGGCTACTGATCATTCTTGTTTATGTGTTTGAGAGTATCCAAAAAGATCAGACAAGACTTGAAATAGCAGCGAAGAAACTCAAACTTGTCAATAAAAAGCTTGAAAATGCCTCTTATACAGATTCTTTGACAAATCTTCATAACAGAAGATATTTTAATTTCATCTATGAGAGAGAAGTCAAACGCGCAAAACGAAACAAAGCCTATATTACATTTATGATGCTCGATATTGACTATTTTAAACAATATAATGATACATATGGACATCTAGCAGGAGATGAAGCGCTTAAGAGCGTAGCAAAGGTTTTTAAAGAGAGACTTAAGCGTCCTGGAGATTATGTCTTTAGACTCGGTGGTGAAGAGTTTGGTGTCCTTTTAAGTGATACAAGTGAGACAAACAGTGCAAATATCGCTCGTGAAATCTGCACTGCTGTAAAAGGGCTTGAAATAAAACATGAAGCTTCAAAAGTGAGTCATCTACTTACTATATCTATTGGTGTAGTTTGCTGTATAGCAGATGATGCACTCGATGAAGATGCATTGATTTTCAGAGCAGATGAGATGTTGTATGAAGCAAAAGAGTCGGGAAGAGATAGATATGCTATAACATCAAATGCCTCAAAGACAAAAATTGCCTAG
- a CDS encoding ABC transporter ATP-binding protein produces the protein MMELIKVSGVKTVFGDKVVHDGLNLHVNEGEIYGLLGPSGCGKTTLLREMVMLQEFQGGSIEILGQKIERISESQAQELRRKWGVLFQFGALFSSLTLAENIALPLQEYATLSEKMIEDIVAFKLDLVGLKPSDAFLYPSQISGGMRKKAGIARALAMDPKLLFLDEPTSGLDPISAREFDELILQLRSMLGLTMVIVTHDLHSIYNTLDRMAIIDNKKIAYEGSLKEVTSVKNDFIQTFFRDGI, from the coding sequence ATGATGGAACTGATTAAAGTAAGCGGTGTCAAAACAGTTTTTGGTGACAAAGTAGTGCATGATGGGCTCAATTTACATGTAAACGAAGGTGAAATTTACGGGCTTTTGGGACCAAGCGGCTGCGGAAAAACAACACTGCTGCGTGAAATGGTGATGCTGCAGGAGTTTCAGGGTGGAAGTATTGAAATTTTGGGACAAAAAATTGAGCGTATCAGTGAAAGCCAGGCACAGGAACTCAGGCGAAAATGGGGTGTGCTGTTTCAGTTTGGTGCGCTTTTTTCTTCTTTGACCTTGGCGGAAAATATTGCGTTGCCTTTGCAGGAATATGCAACACTTTCTGAAAAAATGATAGAAGATATAGTAGCATTTAAACTTGATTTGGTAGGATTGAAACCAAGTGATGCTTTTTTGTATCCTTCGCAGATAAGCGGAGGTATGCGAAAAAAAGCAGGGATTGCCAGAGCCTTGGCGATGGATCCCAAACTGCTTTTTTTGGATGAGCCTACAAGCGGGCTTGATCCGATTTCTGCCAGAGAGTTCGATGAACTTATTCTGCAGTTGCGCTCCATGCTCGGACTTACTATGGTAATTGTCACACATGATTTACATTCTATATATAATACTTTGGATAGAATGGCTATAATTGATAATAAAAAAATTGCCTATGAGGGCAGTTTAAAAGAGGTTACTTCTGTAAAGAATGATTTTATACAAACTTTTTTTAGAGATGGAATATAA
- a CDS encoding ABC-type transport auxiliary lipoprotein family protein, with protein sequence MKNRLLIIWLTCIAVITITGCTSPTPAQNQYRLNLQTKAVKAETGKCRQKTLKVERSFGDKLYMSLKMYYVEGKYAQYSYAQSRWAQTPNDALTYAVTEYLRAMNLFKSVQSADSKTKNDYRLEINIEDFMQYFDENEKNSFVNVVITCNLVDEASHKTVATKTFHFKQKTLSDDAKGGVIALSNALDEILKECGLWLQGVCLDK encoded by the coding sequence GTGAAAAATAGACTATTAATTATATGGCTTACATGTATCGCGGTAATAACAATTACCGGATGTACATCGCCGACACCGGCGCAGAATCAGTACAGACTCAACCTACAGACAAAAGCAGTAAAAGCAGAGACAGGCAAATGTCGACAAAAAACACTCAAAGTAGAGCGCTCTTTTGGTGACAAACTCTATATGTCCTTGAAAATGTACTATGTAGAGGGAAAATATGCACAATACTCTTATGCTCAATCAAGATGGGCACAGACGCCAAATGATGCTCTAACATATGCTGTTACAGAGTATTTGCGAGCTATGAATCTTTTTAAGAGTGTGCAAAGTGCAGATTCAAAAACAAAAAATGACTACAGACTGGAAATAAATATAGAAGATTTTATGCAGTATTTTGATGAAAACGAAAAGAATTCTTTTGTCAATGTCGTCATTACATGTAATCTGGTTGATGAAGCAAGTCATAAAACAGTAGCGACAAAAACTTTTCATTTCAAACAAAAAACTTTGTCAGATGATGCAAAAGGCGGGGTTATTGCACTCAGCAATGCCCTAGATGAAATTTTAAAAGAGTGCGGCTTATGGCTGCAGGGAGTATGTCTTGATAAGTGA